The Lampris incognitus isolate fLamInc1 chromosome 15, fLamInc1.hap2, whole genome shotgun sequence genomic interval CTAGACGAACAGAAAGACATGTATTGGAATGCAGTGACCTGAGTGACATTGGACAACACAACATGTGGGTGTTTTTACTTTCTACGCCATCGGGCTGCCCGGCTATCATCATAATCGCAGACTCCCTATCtattctcatcacacacacaacagatgcTGGCTTCCAATCACTCACATTGTAgccgtgtgtgcacatgtatgaaTGTATATGCATTTGTCTGCATGGATTTCTCTATGTAAATTCAAAATTGCTTTTTCATCATAACTGTTTAAACTACTTTTAAACTACCTTTTTCAATCATTCTCCccaccctgtttttttttcttttttccttttgtttctcTAAATCAGTGTCATCCAGCAACTCCTCTGCTTTATTAATCCTCCGTTGCTTGCATTTTGTCCCCAGGTGGGAAATTGTGGTCTCACATTGGAAGGTTCTTGCGTAGCTCCAGCCCAGAGGAGAGCTTTGACATTCCCTTCATTCAGAAGAACCACACATCAGCAGTTCACTCGCCACATCATGCTGTGCTCCAGCTGGGCTTGGGTTCAGCCAGCTCTGGGTCTGGGCCTGGTGCTGGCTCTGCTTCTGGCTCAGAGCTGCAGAAGCAAGGGGAGAACCTCCTTGCTGTTCCCGCTAAAAGTTGTCTCCCTCCTGGGCTCATAGAGAGCTTGGGGGCCCAGACAGATTCTGGAGTCACCTCGGAAGAGGAGTGCACCAATAGCTACCTGACGCTTTGTAATGAGTATGAACAAGAAAAAGTAGAACCAGATGCcctagaggaggaggaagagaagagtGGACAGGAAGTGCTGTCTTTAGATGCCCCTGCCGAGACGACTACGACTTCCTCACGCACTCGCTCGCTGCTTAGTAATGACAGTCTCTCTTCACCTATCAGCTCTCAGGAACTTCGCTTCTTCACCGAGCTGTCAGACAGGGGTGGCCAAACCCATGACAGTGAGCATTGCCGGGGTGATGGACAGGACCACAGTGAGGTCTTTAGCCCCTTACCCTCCCCAAATGTTCCATTGTCATTGGACCAGTCCAAACGCACGCCAATGGAGTTCTTCCGTATTGATAGTAAAGACAGTGCCAGTGAGGTGACTTGCCCTGACACATGTGAGCTGCGGCCCTCTCCTAAGTCCCTTCCCCTTTATTCTACCTCTGACCTGGGCCCAGAGGTCACTGAGGAATTGCCAGAGATGGCACAAGAAGTCAAGGGTCACATTTTGGAGCACTGGGGGCTGGACTGCAGTGATAAAGGCTCCATTGAGTCAGTGCCAGTCATCTCCTTTCAGGAGGCTGTAGTGGAGGACGAGGGCCAACCGCCAGACCTGTTGGTCAACCTGCCTGTCATAGATGGGACTAAGGATACGTCAGAGGAGGAACTAAAGATATCAGGGGTGTGTCTGGGTCTGGAGGCTAAGGCCTCACCCCAGAAGTTCACCCAGCCAGATGTTTTACAGCTCCACAGCCAgctggaggagggagaggggcAGCCTCGGGAGCAGGAACTCCCATCGTTGTGTACTTTCTCTGCCCCTTGTGAGATAAGCCATGCTTCCTCCTCGCCCTCCACCTCACTGTGGGATGACTGTGGCCCGGTGTTTGGCCAAGAGGCCACAGATAAAATGATGGCTGAACCCGCATGCCAAAATGATGCCCTTCCCCTTAGTGATCCCATTAATGCTGTATTGATAGCCCCTCTATCTAACACAAAGGACATTCTTATTGACAACTCACTTACTGAGAAGCTAGATCCCAGCACAGGTGGAAACATGGACTTGATTCCAGACCTTAGTGGCTGTCGCAACTCTGTCTGTGCCTCAAATGGGGCTGAAGCCTTTGAGACTGTTTCAGGCCCCAAGGCTGACTCATCAAAAGATACTAAGATTACAGGCAGCAGTGAGCATGATAAAGATGTGTCTCGACTGTTTGCGGAGCTGGATGATCTGTCTTTAGTAGTGTCTCAAGCTCGTATCCCAGAGGAGTTTGTGCGATGCTGGGCTGTGGAAATGATAACAGCCCTAGATGCTCTACACCAGGAGGGCATCATTTGCCGAGACCTGAACCCCAGCAACATCTTACTCAACCACCAAGGTTTGTCATCTAAAATTTCCACAGCAAATTTTTTGCTTGTCACTGTGCTCTTGACATGAGCtcccagaagaaaaaaaagtatcaGTGAGTATTTGAGGGTTTAGTTAAGTTCAGCCATCCTCTTGTCTCTCAAATCTGCACTTGTCCAGCGTATGTAGTGTTTGGACTTTGTAGTTACTGTAGAGCTAAGAGTAGACTTAACCGTACATTATGACTCTCAAAAGTATGCTTTTCCCTGCGTGTGAGAAGGTATTGAAAAAATCACAGAaacattaaaaatgtttttcaggCTCCCAGCATTTCCAATGTTTCACTTCCCAGGAAAATCAATCCTACGAAAAAATGGAAGCCAGAACTACTTACTGCCTGCTATTTGTTTGCCACTCAACTGCACAACAGAACAGTTTGGTGAAGTAAAAATGGTAGATGTGGAACAACAATCAAAAGTTAAATTCAAAACTCCTCCACCCTTGCATGGTATTCCATATTCCAATTCACTGTGTGGATACCCATGATTTGATAGACTCATATGGACTTACTTTTTTGTCATCATCATCTCCTCTCTTAGAGTTATATTTGATTGAGGCACCTGACCTGTCAATCAAACCATTATCAACTCTAGCTTCCAAAATGAGAATTCTCCCAGGTGCAAAGTGTCTTTGTTTTACCAGGAGGTCACAGATTCCTCCCTCACCTTTTTCTATTGTCATCCCCCAATCATCTCTTTCCACCTTGTTATCAGCAGGCGTCTAATTAGCTGAGTGGCTGTTTTCGTCTCCCTGGTGGTAATTATTGTTCTAAAGGGTCCATCAACGGCGTAGTGTGGTGCATCAGTCTGGCTAGCCTAGGCTAATGGCCTCGGCTACCTAATGACACCATTAGTTCTAATGATAGCGCTAACGGGTAGTGGCTAAACAGGAGTAATCGCTGGGGTGGTGTGCTTGGAAAAGCTTGGGGAAGCAGGGAGGGAGGTGGGAAGGACTGGAGGAAGGAAGTTCTCCAAAGGTGAGTAAACAGTTTGAAAAGCAGATAGGCAGAGAGACACTTAACTGTGTGGTTGGAGAAAGAGGTTGGCCAAGTGTTGTTTTACACTTCTTGATCAAAGGGAACATTTTCcaactgcccccccacacacacacacactcacccacccacccacccacccctttcCTTTTCTCCGTAGGCCATATTCTGCTTACCTACTTTTGTAGCTGGAGTGAGGTGGAGGACTCCTACGACAAGGAGGCCGTTGCCAACATGTACTGTGCTCCAGGTAAGAGAAGCACACACGCATTCATGTTAACTCTAACATGCCCTTCTTTTCTCAACTTTAAATCTATCTCGTGTCCTCTTGTCTTAACAAATCTAAAACGTGAGTCcctttttctgtgtttgttgCTTAATAAGTTCGTGGGAGTGTAATGCTATTCAGGCATGCAAGGGCATAAGTAGGCCACTGTCCAATGGTCACAAAGGCTTCATTCATTGCCAGAGGCACATAACAGTCACAGCATACACATACAGCTCTGGAGAGTATAAAGGAACACTACACTATGAACCCTTTTGTCAGTAATAGTGATAGATAGGCTACTACTGTAGAGCACTTAAATTCTGGTAGAAAAGAGTTTACCATCAAATTCTGACTTAAGTTGAGGCTAGAAGGTTAACACACCTTAAGCATTCATGTTCATTGCAATGGTAGCGATTTTTAGTTATTTAGTCTACTTTCCCTTTCTGCACATCTCTGAATCAGGTAGTTCTTTGGATATCAAGTGAAAGATTCCTTGGGCTCCAGAGCCCGGTAGTGGCAGCTTTGAGAAGCTGGTTCTTGTTGCACTTCCCCTGATGTCCCATAGAGTGTGCTGTTGTGCCACATTGAGTCAGCAGTGTGGCGTTCGTAACCCTGCATGATGCCCCCAAAACGGCTTGTGGCAGCCCTGGCATGCTGTTTATAAGCTGTGTAAAACTAACTGCTGCGAGAGTACTTGCCACACCCATATTTAACTATTcaacactgtttgtgtgtgtgtgtgtgtgtgtgtgtgtgtgtgtgtgtgtgtgtgtgtgtgtgtgtgtgtgtgtgtgtgtgtgtgtaaataaaacAATGAATACAATGTTGCTATGACCTTGTGA includes:
- the rps6kc1 gene encoding ribosomal protein S6 kinase delta-1: MISQRERGEVARFYTVTDPKKHDKGYTVYKVTARIISRKSPEDVQEITVWKRYSDFRKLHQNLWQLHRGLCSQSELFPPFAKAKVFGRFDDSVIEERRQCSEDLLQFSANIPALYSSQHIQDFFKGGEVHDGSELIGPAEPFSDFLADSLSDCSSEVHRDISGAEDLTVTSEYGGLSSESDLTSLAIDTDSLAEVDDGMASGSTSPNQPPGGATSISSSCSPLLPSLHERQSPSPALTSATGSITQAPEVSWPSRTALFSSSLKRASGTNVKEVKLDYLDRASEHIRLAVQKETEQDYQAAFSYYRSGVDLLLQGVQGEPSPTRREAVKKKTADYLMRAEQIANQHLRGNMGQGSTQTVAMGAQCCHPISRGGQQSPAEELRAYRVLGVIDKVLLVMDKRTQEMFILKGLRKSSECGRSKRTVMPSSVPNMVRLKKFIVSEDTVFLLLQYAEGGKLWSHIGRFLRSSSPEESFDIPFIQKNHTSAVHSPHHAVLQLGLGSASSGSGPGAGSASGSELQKQGENLLAVPAKSCLPPGLIESLGAQTDSGVTSEEECTNSYLTLCNEYEQEKVEPDALEEEEEKSGQEVLSLDAPAETTTTSSRTRSLLSNDSLSSPISSQELRFFTELSDRGGQTHDSEHCRGDGQDHSEVFSPLPSPNVPLSLDQSKRTPMEFFRIDSKDSASEVTCPDTCELRPSPKSLPLYSTSDLGPEVTEELPEMAQEVKGHILEHWGLDCSDKGSIESVPVISFQEAVVEDEGQPPDLLVNLPVIDGTKDTSEEELKISGVCLGLEAKASPQKFTQPDVLQLHSQLEEGEGQPREQELPSLCTFSAPCEISHASSSPSTSLWDDCGPVFGQEATDKMMAEPACQNDALPLSDPINAVLIAPLSNTKDILIDNSLTEKLDPSTGGNMDLIPDLSGCRNSVCASNGAEAFETVSGPKADSSKDTKITGSSEHDKDVSRLFAELDDLSLVVSQARIPEEFVRCWAVEMITALDALHQEGIICRDLNPSNILLNHQGHILLTYFCSWSEVEDSYDKEAVANMYCAPEVGGISEETAACDWWSLGAILFELLTGKSLHQCHPAGISRHTALNVPENVSEEASSLLEQLLQYNPVERLGSGVAGVDDIKSHPFFSTVTWPK